The following coding sequences lie in one Glycine max cultivar Williams 82 chromosome 19, Glycine_max_v4.0, whole genome shotgun sequence genomic window:
- the LOC100784729 gene encoding probable inactive patatin-like protein 9 — MLPPESSKLNAMELSKVTLEIFSKLEQQWLSHYEASTKTRILSIDGGGTTAIVAGASLVHLEDQIRAQTSDPHTQIADYFDFLAGTGIGAILASMITADDGFGRPLYSARDAVNFLAENNRELYQPKRAGVLRRRRRFSARSMEEALKRVFKRKEGEKLLLTLKDTCKPLLIPCFDLKSSAPFVFSRADASESPSFNFELWKACRATSATPGLFTPFHFSSVDGKTSCAAVDGGLVMNNPAAAAVTHVLHNKRDFPSVNGVEDLLVLSIGNGAQAKRMNNAGECSTSTVVDITLDGISETVDQMLGNAFCWNRMDYVRIQAFGLGDQGKEEKVLNERVLESLPFGGKRLLQETNGNRIESFVQRLVATGKTSLPPSPCKLPP; from the exons ATGCTTCCTCCTGAAAGTTCTAAACTCAACGCAATGGAGCTTAGCAAAGTCACGTTAGAGATCTTTTCAAAATTGGAGCAGCAATGGCTCTCGCACTACGAAGCATCAACCAAAACGCGCATTCTCAGCATTGACGGCGGAGGAACCACCGCCATTGTCGCCGGCGCCTCCCTCGTCCACCTCGAAGACCAGATCCGCGCCCAAACCTCCGATCCTCACACGCAAATCGCCGATTACTTCGAC TTCCTCGCCGGAACCGGCATTGGCGCAATCCTCGCCTCCATGATCACCGCCGACGACGGTTTCGGCCGGCCTCTGTACTCCGCCAGAGACGCCGTCAACTTCCTCGCCGAAAACAACCGCGAACTCTACCAGCCGAAGCGCGCCGGCGTGCTCCGCCGACGCCGTAGATTCTCCGCGCGGAGCATGGAAGAGGCGCTGAAGCGCGTTTTCAAGAGGAAAGAGGGAGAAAAACTGTTGTTGACTCTGAAGGACACGTGTAAGCCGCTCCTTATCCCTTGCTTTGACCTCAAGAGCTCTGCGCCGTTCGTGTTCTCCCGAGCCGACGCGTCCGAGTCACCGAGCTTCAACTTCGAGCTTTGGAAGGCGTGCCGCGCCACGTCGGCGACCCCTGGCCTCTTCACTCCCTTCCACTTCTCCTCCGTCGACGGAAAAACCTCGTGCGCCGCCGTCGACGGCGGCCTGGTGATGAACAATCCGGCAGCAGCTGCCGTCACGCACGTCCTCCACAACAAGCGCGATTTCCCGTCGGTGAACGGCGTGGAGGATCTCCTCGTCCTGTCCATCGGAAACGGAGCTCAGGCGAAGAGAATGAACAACGCCGGCGAGTGCTCCACGTCGACGGTGGTTGACATTACGCTCGACGGCATTTCCGAGACCGTTGACCAGATGCTAGGGaacgccttctgttggaaccgTATGGATTATGTCAGGATTCAG GCATTTGGTTTGGGAGATcaaggaaaagaagagaaggtgctGAACGAGAGAGTCCTGGAATCGTTACCGTTCGGGGGAAAGCGGTTACTGCAGGAGACTAACGGTAACAGAATCGAGAGCTTCGTGCAACGTCTTGTTGCTACTGGGAAGACAAGTCTTCCACCTAGTCCGTGCAAGCTTCCGCCGTAA
- the CHI3B2 gene encoding chalcone isomerase has protein sequence MSSMLRFPFSFPQPRRPQFPRPFTAFAAAVAGASAAVVAVSSSDRSFLRNALNSFFSSDLSMPLWGSLSLADSGVSVVESKTGTSFPSVLDSSQKLCGIGLRKKSILGLKNIDVYAFGVYADDEDIKRHLSEKYGKLSASELQGSKEFTEDLMESDISMTIRLQIVYGRLSIRSVRSAFEESVGSRLQKFGGSDNKELLQSFTSQFKDEFKIPRGSVIHLSRDKGHVLRTSIDGQEVGSIQSKLLCKSILDLYFGEEPFDKQAKEEIELNMASYL, from the exons ATGTCGTCCATGCTGCGCTTCCCTTTCTCGTTTCCTCAGCCCCGAAGGCCTCAATTCCCTCGCCCATTCACCGCATTCGCCGCCGCCGTTGCCGGAGCCTCCGCCGCCGTCGTGGCCGTCTCCTCCTCCGACCGCTCCTTTCTCCGGAATGCTCTGAATTCCTTCTTCTCTTCTGACCTATCAATGCCTCTCTGGGGTTCACTGAGTTTGGCCGACAGTGGGGTTTCCGTGGTTGAGTCAAAAACCGGAACTTCGTTCCCTTCGGTTTTAGACAGTTCTCAGAAACTCTGCGGAATTGGCTTGCGGAAAAAAAGCATTTTGGGATTGAAGAACATTGATGTATACGCATTTG GTGTTTATGCTGATGATGAGGACATAAAGAGACATCTTTCTGAGAAATATGGGAAGTTGTCTGCGTCTGAATTGCAGGGCAGTAAGGAGTTTACTGAAGATCTTATGGAAAGTGATATTTCCATGACAATTAGACTTCAAATTGTGTATGGGAGATTGAGCATTCGTTCTGTACGTAGTGCATTTGAAGAGTCTGTGGGAAGCAGGCTGCAAAAGTTTGGGGGATCGGATAATAAGGAATTGCTTCAAAG CTTCACTTCACAATTTAAAGATGAATTCAAAATTCCCCGTGGATCTGTAATTCATCTCTCAAGAGACAAGGGCCATGTTCTCCGTACATCAA TTGATGGACAGGAAGTGGGAAGCATCCAGAGTAAACTCCTATGTAAGTCAATTCTAGATTTATATTTTGGTGAGGAACCATTTGACAAACAGGCCAAAGAAGAAATTGAGCTCAACATGGCTTCTTACCTGTAG